In Epilithonimonas zeae, the DNA window AGCATACTCCCATTCAGATTCTGTTGGAAGACGGAATCTCATAGCTTTTTGCTTTTTCTTTTTAAGACTGTTGTTATAATCGGTTTTGATTTTAGTTTTGAAATCACAATAAGCTCTAGCCTGATCCCAAGTTACACCAACAACAGGATATTCTTTATAGGCATTATGCCAAAAATATTGATCAAACAAAGGCTCATTGTAAGCATAGTTAAAATCCTTAACCCAAACTGTAGTGTCTGGATAAACGGCAATACTTTCTTTCTTAAGATACTTAGTCCCTCTATCTTTATCTTTTACCGCAGAAGCAACATCTTCCCACTGATAATTATATTTAATCTTAGACCAATCAATGATTCTTTCATTATTGATTCTCTTTTCAGCAGGTAAGTACATAGATTCTAAAACCTCTGCATATTTCTCATCCGGATAAGCTGAAGTATTATAAGTTAATGGTACTTTTTTATCTAATTTTTTAGATTCATCATAACCATCTCTACCACCTTGAGATTCCAAAAATTTCTGATAAGGACTTGCCTCTTCACCAGTTTTTTTAGAAGCATAAGCATAGTCAGCAATAGACCCGCCGTTTCCGCCTTCTTCTCCTCCACCTTCTCCAGCAGCTTCAGCTAATAAGCCTCTGGCAATTGAATCTCTAACAGCATTGATGAAAACACGATATTCTGCGTTTGTAACCTCTGTCTCATCCATAAAAAAGGAAGAAACTGTCACAGTTTTTGGCATTGCTTTCTCCGGTGTACTCGCAAAGTCCTGATCTGCCATACCCATTACAAAAGATCCACCAGGAATTGGAACCATCCCATAAGGTCTTTCTGCTATAAATGATTTTGAAGATCCTCTTGGAACAAGCTCACCCTTGATTCCGGGGTTACCTGTAATACCTTTCCCTCCACCTTTGGAACAAGAAATGATAACCGAAGTTGACAACAATATAAATAATATCCTTTTCATCCTATTTTAAAGAAATTAAGCGGTAAATATATAATTTTTTTTATGAATAATTATCAATTTTAATTGAAAACGTAATTTGTTAAAGAATATTTCACAAACTACAAAATTATTCTACAGTAACTGATTTTGCTAGGTTTCTAGGCTGATCTACATTAGCTCCTCTAGCCACAGCAATATAATATGATAATAGCTGTAAAGGTACAGATGCTAAGATTGGAGAGAAGCATTCTGATGTCTCAGGAATCTCTATAATATAGTCCGCCATTGCAGAAACTTGCATATCACCTTTGTTGACAATTGCAATTACTTTTCCCTTCCTAGCTTTGATTTCTTGTACATTACTCACAATCTTATCATAATGTCCAACTTTTGGAGCAATAATAACAATTGGCATATTTTCATCAATCAAAGCAATAGGTCCGTGCTTCATTTCAGCAGCAGGATAACCTTCAGCATGAATGTAAGAAATCTCCTTTAATTTAAGAGCTCCTTCCAAAGCTGTAGGGAAATTGTAACCTCTACCTAAATACAAGAAATTGGTAGCATCAACAAATTTGGAAGCAATTGTTTTAACTGTTTCATCTACTGAGTTAAGAACGTCTTCTACTTTTTTCGGAATAGCATTCAATTCAGTAATTAATCTCATGAAATCTGCTTTTCCAAGATTTCCATTATGATTACCTAACTTAATTGCAATTAATGATAATATTGTTAATTGTGCAGTGAAAGCTTTTGTAGAAGCTACACCAATTTCTGGTCCAGCGTGTGTATAAGCACCAGCATCTGTGTAACGAGCGATTGAAGAATCGACAACATTACAAATTCCAAAAACGAAAGCCCCTTTTTCTTTAGCTAATTTGATGGCAGCCATTGTATCAGCCGTTTCACCCGATTGGGAAATTGCAATAACTACATCTTTAGAACTTATAATTGGATCTCTGTATCTGAACTCTGAAGCATATTCTACTTCTACCGGAACTCTGGCAAACTCTTCAATAAGATATTCGCCTATTAATCCGGCATGCCAAGAAGTACCACAAGCAATGATGATAATTCTTTCCGCATTAGTCAACCTATCTAAATGATCCCAGATACCAGCCATTTTAATGATTCCTTCATCAACCAAAAGGCGGCCTCTCATTGTATCGTGAATAGACTTTGGCTGTTCGAAGATTTCTTTTAACATAAAATGATCGTAACCACCTTTTTCTATTTGTTCCAGATTAAGTCTCAGCTCTTGAATAGCAGGCTCGATTTTAGCATTTTCTTTAATTGTTCTTATGTCGATTCCAGATTCTAAAGAGATTGTCGCCATGTGACCTTCTTCAAGGTAAACTGCTTCTTTTGTAAATTCAACAAATGGTGATGCATCAGAAGCAACAAAATACTCGTTTTCACCAATACCAACAGCTAAAGGAGAACCTAATCTCGCAACTACTAACTGTCCTGGAAAATCTTCATGCATCACAGAAACCGCATAAGCGCCATAAACTTCGTTCAAAGCATATCTTACAGCTTCCGGAAAGTCTAAAGCAGGCTCTTTATCCATAAAATACTGGATAAGATTTACTAAAACTTCTGTATCTGTTTCAGATTTAAACTCGTAATCTTTATTGATAAGCATTGTTTTAATCGTATCATAATTTTCTATAATACCATTATGCACAATTGCAATTTTACCATTATTAGAAAGGTGTGGATGAGAATTGTTATCACTAGGAACACCGTGTGTAGCCCATCTTGTGTGACCCATCCCTAATTTAGCAGTTTCCTTCAAACCTTTTGAAATTGCGACAAGATCATCTACTTTTCCTTTGGTTTTTTTAACTTCCAAATCTCCGTTTTGAGATTCTAAAATAATCCCAGCACTGTCATAACCACGATATTCCAGACGACGCAACCCGTTGATTACTATATCATATGCATCTCTAAAACCTGTATATCCAACAATTCCACACATAGTTTATGTTTTTATTTTTTAGTATATATTATTCTAAGCTGAGCTACCTTAGAAGTATTTAATATTTTTTCACCCGCATTACCCAGATTATTTATATCTGTTCCTTTAAGCACGATACGGTACGGATTATAAGCTCTGTCATTATATGCTTGTCCTAATAAAAGACCAGTAGAAGCATCACTTAAATAACTTCCGACATTAACAATAAAGTCTTTTCCTTTTGTAACATCATAAGTCTCATCTTCGATAATTTTCTTTAAAGATGCCGTAATTCCTATATCATAAGATGCATTTTCTGTAGAAAGATTAGCTGTTTTTATTAATGAATAGCCTGCACTAGCCAACTCTGTCATATCTGGTAAAAATCCAGTTTCATTATTTTGGCGAACGATTAAACTGCTTGGTTTTCTGTATGAATTTTTCCAAGTTGTATCATCATTGAATAAACGAAGTTTTGCAGAAACGATTCCTACTTTATTCTCCTTATATAGTTTTTTAAGCGATAAAATAGTACCAGCAGGGATTCTTAAACCAATACTACTTCCGCCCATTCCTTGCATATATAGCTTATCAGCTGCAGTAACTGAAAACTGAGGCACTTCAGGTTTATCCAAATCTTTAGCCTTAACAGCTAAGCCCATTGCAGTCGTATAATCAGTAGGCCTATTGAAAATAATACTACTAAAATGAGTATTACCAGATCCTAAATTCAAAGTAGTTTGTGCTTTTGTCCTTGTAACGGTTCCATCTGTTGCAGTAACATCGTTCTTATAATAAATTACAATTCCTGCATCGTTAGGTGCCATAGAAAAAAGGTAACCTTTTGGCTCATCAACAGAAATGCTGATTCCTTTGAAATATCTGATAAAAGAAGCCGCATCCTTTAAAACCTGATTACCTTGTTTAGCGATAATTTTATCTTGGAAAAATGGTTTATCCAGTGGGATACGAAGAGAAACTGCATTATTTACCAATTCGGTACCATCTGAATCTTTTGTAATCACAACAGAGTTTATTGTTCCATTAAATGATTTGGATCCAATCTCCGAACCTATCGCAAAAGCTTTATTAGAAGATAATGAATCTGAAGCTCCGCCCATAAAGTCGGTTACTTCATTCACTTTTATATTAACGACTAATTTATCTTTTCCGTTTTTGGTTCTTCCGTATTTGCTTACAGGATATGTC includes these proteins:
- the porK gene encoding T9SS ring complex lipoprotein PorK/GldK — translated: MKRILFILLSTSVIISCSKGGGKGITGNPGIKGELVPRGSSKSFIAERPYGMVPIPGGSFVMGMADQDFASTPEKAMPKTVTVSSFFMDETEVTNAEYRVFINAVRDSIARGLLAEAAGEGGGEEGGNGGSIADYAYASKKTGEEASPYQKFLESQGGRDGYDESKKLDKKVPLTYNTSAYPDEKYAEVLESMYLPAEKRINNERIIDWSKIKYNYQWEDVASAVKDKDRGTKYLKKESIAVYPDTTVWVKDFNYAYNEPLFDQYFWHNAYKEYPVVGVTWDQARAYCDFKTKIKTDYNNSLKKKKQKAMRFRLPTESEWEYAAKGGIQNATYPWGGPYLQDDRGCYLANFKPKRGTYIEDEKKGTYTYTGPVKKFPKNGYGLYDMAGNVAEWTESPYNNSTYEFSSTLNPYLSNQAYREVKKTVRGGSWKDVGYLLMTGYRDWERKDSARSYIGFRTIQDIPAGAGKFTRKTK
- the glmS gene encoding glutamine--fructose-6-phosphate transaminase (isomerizing): MCGIVGYTGFRDAYDIVINGLRRLEYRGYDSAGIILESQNGDLEVKKTKGKVDDLVAISKGLKETAKLGMGHTRWATHGVPSDNNSHPHLSNNGKIAIVHNGIIENYDTIKTMLINKDYEFKSETDTEVLVNLIQYFMDKEPALDFPEAVRYALNEVYGAYAVSVMHEDFPGQLVVARLGSPLAVGIGENEYFVASDASPFVEFTKEAVYLEEGHMATISLESGIDIRTIKENAKIEPAIQELRLNLEQIEKGGYDHFMLKEIFEQPKSIHDTMRGRLLVDEGIIKMAGIWDHLDRLTNAERIIIIACGTSWHAGLIGEYLIEEFARVPVEVEYASEFRYRDPIISSKDVVIAISQSGETADTMAAIKLAKEKGAFVFGICNVVDSSIARYTDAGAYTHAGPEIGVASTKAFTAQLTILSLIAIKLGNHNGNLGKADFMRLITELNAIPKKVEDVLNSVDETVKTIASKFVDATNFLYLGRGYNFPTALEGALKLKEISYIHAEGYPAAEMKHGPIALIDENMPIVIIAPKVGHYDKIVSNVQEIKARKGKVIAIVNKGDMQVSAMADYIIEIPETSECFSPILASVPLQLLSYYIAVARGANVDQPRNLAKSVTVE
- a CDS encoding DUF4270 family protein, translating into MIKIKTLMKLLPFLLMGVIVLNSCEGDLDDLGSQLVEGADGADQAYSIIAYNINNNDVIQSDASKLDSVRIGNFEEDVFGSQKVSYLTQLRLDTYNPDFGKNPVIDSVVLTLKPRYATDSLTTNTTEDYIYPDGSVAAKKVVTTYPVSKYGRTKNGKDKLVVNIKVNEVTDFMGGASDSLSSNKAFAIGSEIGSKSFNGTINSVVITKDSDGTELVNNAVSLRIPLDKPFFQDKIIAKQGNQVLKDAASFIRYFKGISISVDEPKGYLFSMAPNDAGIVIYYKNDVTATDGTVTRTKAQTTLNLGSGNTHFSSIIFNRPTDYTTAMGLAVKAKDLDKPEVPQFSVTAADKLYMQGMGGSSIGLRIPAGTILSLKKLYKENKVGIVSAKLRLFNDDTTWKNSYRKPSSLIVRQNNETGFLPDMTELASAGYSLIKTANLSTENASYDIGITASLKKIIEDETYDVTKGKDFIVNVGSYLSDASTGLLLGQAYNDRAYNPYRIVLKGTDINNLGNAGEKILNTSKVAQLRIIYTKK